The DNA window tgctaatataaaaataattataatgatctcattcaaaaacaaatttaaaaataaatttagctattttattcaaatgaatttaaagaaaaaataataattcaaggcCTTAAGAAAGAGCCCATGAGTGTGGGAAATATGAGCCCCCTTTTAGCCCAAAAGAGTAGGCAAGCTTGCAAGGGCTTGCAAAGGCAGGTCTAAGAGTGTTGACAATGTGGTCTTGCTACGCAAATGACTttcttggaaaataaaaataaaaattgaacagtattcaattaacaaaaaaagaagagtaaaatgtagaaaaaacctaaaaaaaaaaaaattaaaaaaaaaattggccaGGCTTGCTGGCCTGTAGGCCTGACCTACGGGCTATGCCTTTGTACCCACACACTAGAGGGCAGATaactaatttcttttaaagaaacaaCACAGAGTTTAAACAAGGCtgaggaacaaaaaaaaaaaaaaaaaaacacccatgtcaattttttttaattaaagataacTTATTAACACGtggatcaattatttttataattggaatatgtaattgtaataattttattttatttttaactagaacccactaattctctctctcttctctcaaatcaataaattaaaaataaaatattacatcaaaagtgaattttcaaaaactaaaaggacttTAAATGTATCATTTAAAATGTATAAGGATCAAAATCAACTTTTCATGTCAAGTTTTAAAGTGCCACCTggtctttctattttattttttcaccttATACTCTACCTTTTAATTTTGCTCATAGTTAATAAATTAGACCCGATTGTCCATTAATTTGgccattaaaaaagttggaCAACAACCAATAAATTATTTGTCTAGCGGTTAAGATGTCGTTATATCCCAAAAAAGATGAGaacacaaatttaattttaaagaagtgTACTTGTTGGGAGAGACAATTATGAACCCCGAACAAGACtaatttcactttttaaaatagatatgaGGACACCCgggctagaaaaaaaaagtgatttcataaccaaaaataaataaattaaatcactaaATCCACGGTGATTTATAAGTGCATGCATAATAATTTTTGCACAGAAAAACCACTACCATCAACTAGTACTATACAACTTCACCTGCATAGAATGCAACTTTTGTCATTTCATCTGCATTCCACTACGTTGACAGCAAATGCAATCTTCTCATAGCTAACTGGCCCATATCcatctcttctttttcaaaagCAATGGCCCATTGAAAGCAAGCGTTCATCCCACCTGGTACAAAGTGACTGATAAAATATAACTTTATCTCTGTTCTCCCATTTTCAAGCACTTCATCAGCTGCCAAATAAAGTTTTCTGTCACAGGACTTCGACATTCAAATGGTAGTGCTTTGGAAATTGATATCACCCAACAGCTGGCTTGAATATTGACTGCTTCCAGGTCAGTTAGATCCCTCCAACAACAATCCCTCCATCAAAGCCTTTCCTTTCCAGACAATCTCTTTCCTTGATACGCAACACACAGTCTGTCACAGGTATTTTCTTCTTCAGCTAACTATAAAGCCTTGATTCAATGCTCAATGCATCATTTGAACTGATTGTATCCTTTCTTAAATCAATTCTTACCACGTTTGATGtcgttaaaaatgacatttactaattttgcttcatgatttattttgctATGACGGATCTGAACTACCTGATCAGGAATGAAAATAGAAGAACTATTCAGGACTTATTACATACGTTGATCAAGTAGCATAGAGCTTTGAAATGATGTAATTGTCCATCGACCACTTCATCAAAAACCTTGAAACTTAAACTGTTCGGTGAAGTTTATGAATTGGTTTTGACCAGTAACCATAGAGCTTTGAAATTATTTACGATCGTAATCGTAATCGTAATCGTAATCATCGTCATCATCTTCCTCTTGGTCATAAACATATTGGTGTGAAATGCTAGTAGTATTGCCAAAGGAAACCTGGTCACCAACCATTAGTGGTCGCCAAGTTGTTGAGCCAAGACTTGCTGAAAATCCATGAGGGTTTGCTATATAATTTTTGGGTACGTATTGTTGCACCACAAGAACTGATGCATGCGACGCGAAATTTGATGAAGCCAGTGTATCCCCCATGGTTCCCAATTCCTGACAGCTATTCCAGTCTGATAACCCTGATGTGAGCACTGATCGTGTTTTCTCCCCTCTTCCAACTATATAGAGATCAAAATCTGCATCATTTCGTCTAATTTCAGCAAGAGTTTCATCCCCATTATTCACCACTTTCTCTGTGTAAGTAATGGACTCATCATCAAGAGTCTTGAACATGAACTCATATGTATAATCATCATCAAGCCTCTTTTCCCTCTCCTCAATCGTCATGGAACTGAATAACTCATCATGACTGTTTGAGCCGTGTTCTGGAGTGGATTGTGCTGCTATTCTACCTGGAAGAAATCGAAGCACCGTTAAACTTATGCCAGGATGCCCTGCCATTCGCCACGCATAAGCCAATGCCTCCCTGTCATCAGGGCCACCAATGAAGATCATAGCAATTCGGTGCCCTTTTGAACTAGAACTGTTCCTTGCGGGACCTGTTTGCATGATGGAACCGAGTCCACGATCAACCAGTAGACCCACAGAACACGTTGCGTTTTCCAGCACATATTGGTTCATAGCTGGAAAAGTCGATTTTGCATCCTCTACTCGGCCGTCTGCAGTTAAGACTGTTTGGAATGGTATGATGATGAGGGAAACTCGCTTGTCCAATGCAAGGCTGCAAATATCCTCATGCATATTCTCATAAGGTGAAATTGCAGTGATTGTTTGAACCGACACAGCTCCGTTTCTCTTCTCGTATGATTTAAAAGCAAAGATAATTTGGTCCGATTCTGATTTTGCTCGGATAGGATTGCTCATGCTTGTCATGGAGTGGTCATGAACAATTAGCATCGCTGTGTTCCGTCCAGTGAGCTCTACCAAGTGGACGGCGATGACACAGATAGGGAAGTCTGGGCCGGCATTAGAGGCTTCAAGGAGGCTAATCATGCATGGTGCATCACGATTTGAAAGAACACATGCAAGGATTTTAAATTCTACCCCATTTACCAGTACACTCTCAATGGTCCTGTGCTTGTATCTAAGCAATTTTTTTCTAGGCTTATATGTGGCAGCAACTATTGGCTCCACCAAACAAGTCATGGCCAAGGCTGAAAACACCATTAAGGTAAATGTTTGGTTGTTTAGAACCTGGGAAATGAGATGATCTTTAGTTAATTTCTGTAATTAATAAATTCTTGATCTCCTATACTATATAGGAAATATGAATTCTGCAGAACATGCATGGTTCATACCTTAATATTCCGCCCGGCATTAATGATAATGATCGACATAACTCCTTTAGTGTTCATTATTACTCCAAGAGCAAAACCATCCTCCAATGGCTTGTTGTGGAGCAGAAAGACGAGCAATGTGCTCAGTATCTTTGCTCCAAAACTAAGGAATATGATTATAAATATTGCATACCATGGAGTTTCTTTCAGCAGAAAACCAGCATCAGTTCGGGTCCCTGAGGTTAAGAAGAAGAGGGGCATCATAATCCCAGAGACAAAATCATCAAGCCTTTCCATTAGTTTCATTCTGATAACATCTCGACGAGGCATAATAACTCCTAACATGAAACTACCAACCATAGAATGCAAACCAAAAGCATCAGTGATGAATCCGAAAAACACAATCCAACCCAAAACAAACCATATATGTTGCTCAGTGAAGTCGTCTCCTTTGACAGCATGGTTAGCTATCTTTGAGATTACCGGACGGATCACAAAACAACAGAGTAAAACGAAAGCAAGGATAAATGGCAAAACATAATATGGGTGAGCATTGAGCAATGACATTGCAACCACAAGAAGAATCCAAGTAAAGAAGTCACTGCTAACAGCTGAAGACATGGCCAATCTTCCCATATCGGTGCGAAGGAGCTTGAGGTCTGTGAGAACCTGAGTAACGTCAGGGAAGTTGGTAGCAGTGAGAGTAATAGCCCAGAATATGGAGCCCTTAAAGCTGCTGATTTCCTTTGCATCACTATCAAGCAGTTGTAATAGATAAAATAAGCCAAACCCAAAGCCAAGTGGAATCAGAATTCCAGAAATGGCGATGCGAATAGCCTCCGATCCACTGTTCATGATGGGTTTTAGGTCCATTTCTAACCCAAATAGGAACATGTAGTAAACGAGTGCCAAGTTTGCAAA is part of the Populus trichocarpa isolate Nisqually-1 chromosome 7, P.trichocarpa_v4.1, whole genome shotgun sequence genome and encodes:
- the LOC7485053 gene encoding cation/H(+) antiporter 15, with the translated sequence MAESGYLVNRTKDGSEACYYVNQTGGNYFQSTSALTTSLPLFVLQLSVVLFTTRLLLLILRPLRQPSIVALITAGVLLGPSALGTTPLFFDHVLPFKAVKVLETFANLALVYYMFLFGLEMDLKPIMNSGSEAIRIAISGILIPLGFGFGLFYLLQLLDSDAKEISSFKGSIFWAITLTATNFPDVTQVLTDLKLLRTDMGRLAMSSAVSSDFFTWILLVVAMSLLNAHPYYVLPFILAFVLLCCFVIRPVISKIANHAVKGDDFTEQHIWFVLGWIVFFGFITDAFGLHSMVGSFMLGVIMPRRDVIRMKLMERLDDFVSGIMMPLFFLTSGTRTDAGFLLKETPWYAIFIIIFLSFGAKILSTLLVFLLHNKPLEDGFALGVIMNTKGVMSIIIINAGRNIKVLNNQTFTLMVFSALAMTCLVEPIVAATYKPRKKLLRYKHRTIESVLVNGVEFKILACVLSNRDAPCMISLLEASNAGPDFPICVIAVHLVELTGRNTAMLIVHDHSMTSMSNPIRAKSESDQIIFAFKSYEKRNGAVSVQTITAISPYENMHEDICSLALDKRVSLIIIPFQTVLTADGRVEDAKSTFPAMNQYVLENATCSVGLLVDRGLGSIMQTGPARNSSSSKGHRIAMIFIGGPDDREALAYAWRMAGHPGISLTVLRFLPGRIAAQSTPEHGSNSHDELFSSMTIEEREKRLDDDYTYEFMFKTLDDESITYTEKVVNNGDETLAEIRRNDADFDLYIVGRGEKTRSVLTSGLSDWNSCQELGTMGDTLASSNFASHASVLVVQQYVPKNYIANPHGFSASLGSTTWRPLMVGDQVSFGNTTSISHQYVYDQEEDDDDDYDYDYDYDRK